In Methanobacterium veterum, a single genomic region encodes these proteins:
- a CDS encoding flavodoxin family protein — protein sequence MKVIAVNGSPRKKWNTGTLLKNALEGAESKGAETELIHIYDLNYKGCISCFQCKLKNGKNYGRCSMSDDLTPVLERIRQADALIMGSPIYVGAVTGEMRSFIERLVFPNFVYNEGAPALFFRSRVFPKKSSIFPKRIKTAFIYTMGMDNARMKELGWDKHLKSINELVLERILGQSESLFVTDTYQFDDYSKYVSGAFDIEKKLKIRKELFPEDCRKAYELGARFASCVTDK from the coding sequence ATGAAGGTAATTGCAGTTAACGGCAGTCCACGGAAGAAATGGAATACTGGGACTTTACTCAAAAATGCTCTTGAAGGAGCAGAATCAAAAGGAGCAGAGACTGAACTAATCCACATTTATGATTTAAATTATAAAGGCTGCATCAGCTGTTTTCAATGTAAATTAAAGAATGGAAAAAATTATGGACGTTGTTCCATGAGTGATGATCTAACTCCTGTTTTGGAAAGAATCAGACAAGCAGATGCATTGATCATGGGGTCGCCTATTTATGTAGGGGCAGTTACAGGAGAAATGAGGTCTTTTATAGAGCGTTTAGTGTTTCCTAATTTTGTTTATAATGAAGGGGCACCTGCACTATTTTTTAGAAGTCGTGTTTTTCCAAAGAAGTCTTCTATTTTCCCAAAAAGAATAAAAACAGCTTTTATTTATACAATGGGTATGGATAATGCGCGGATGAAAGAATTAGGTTGGGATAAACATTTAAAGTCTATTAATGAACTGGTTTTAGAAAGAATTTTAGGGCAATCTGAATCGTTATTTGTAACTGATACCTATCAATTTGATGATTATTCGAAATATGTTTCGGGAGCATTTGACATAGAAAAAAAATTAAAAATACGTAAAGAATTATTTCCAGAAGATTGCAGGAAAGCCTATGAGTTAGGCGCCAGGTTTGCAAGTTGTGTTACAGATAAGTGA
- a CDS encoding nitroreductase family protein, whose protein sequence is MEFFDLVKNRRSVRKYKDQHVNKEDILKILDAANWAPSAMNWQPWEFIVVSGELIKSMGDSFKAVVEKIMHESEETAFDEKFVDFAARYGGAPVVIVVLTRASEKPNVRKANLESTSAAMENLVLAATNLGLGTCWMTGPLHDENNLRRILGISPDKEIVAVTPLGYPDEVPEPRPRLDAELKQKVRWLGY, encoded by the coding sequence ATGGAATTTTTTGATTTAGTTAAAAACAGGAGATCTGTTCGAAAATATAAGGATCAGCATGTAAATAAAGAGGATATTTTAAAGATACTGGACGCTGCCAATTGGGCGCCTTCTGCAATGAACTGGCAGCCGTGGGAGTTCATCGTTGTATCAGGGGAGCTGATTAAATCAATGGGTGACAGTTTCAAGGCTGTTGTGGAAAAAATAATGCATGAATCTGAAGAAACAGCTTTCGATGAGAAATTTGTAGATTTTGCAGCCCGGTATGGAGGGGCTCCTGTAGTTATAGTAGTGCTCACCAGAGCAAGTGAGAAACCTAATGTTAGGAAAGCAAATCTTGAAAGTACAAGCGCTGCCATGGAAAATCTGGTACTTGCAGCTACTAATCTGGGGCTGGGCACCTGCTGGATGACTGGACCGCTCCATGATGAGAATAATTTGCGCCGTATTTTGGGTATTTCTCCTGACAAGGAGATCGTTGCAGTAACGCCTTTGGGATATCCAGATGAAGTTCCAGAGCCCCGCCCACGGTTAGATGCGGAGCTAAAACAAAAGGTTAGATGGTTAGGTTATTAA
- a CDS encoding flavodoxin family protein: protein MKMIAFNGSPRKKWNTATLLKKGAESKGAETELVNLYDLNFKGCKSCFSCKTKGSKSYGKCAVKDDLTPILERIEDFDAIILGSPIYLGTVTGEMRSLIERLIFPYLTYTEPIQSLFPKKIHSAFIYTMNIAEEQIESYGYATHFNTNENYLRLIFGEAESLFSYDTYQFRDYSKVLATRFDEKRKAKRRKEVFPEDCQKAFEMGVRFAGSKSK from the coding sequence ATGAAGATGATTGCATTTAACGGCAGCCCACGAAAGAAATGGAATACTGCAACTTTACTTAAGAAAGGGGCTGAATCTAAGGGAGCTGAAACTGAACTAGTTAATCTTTATGATTTAAATTTTAAAGGGTGTAAAAGCTGTTTTTCGTGCAAAACTAAGGGCAGTAAAAGTTATGGTAAATGTGCAGTTAAAGACGACCTTACGCCTATTTTAGAAAGAATTGAAGATTTTGATGCAATAATTTTGGGTTCTCCAATTTATCTGGGGACAGTCACTGGTGAAATGAGGTCGTTAATTGAGCGTTTGATATTTCCGTATTTAACATACACTGAGCCTATACAGTCTCTTTTCCCCAAAAAGATCCATTCTGCATTTATTTACACCATGAATATTGCTGAAGAACAGATAGAATCATATGGATATGCTACACACTTCAATACCAATGAAAATTATCTCAGGTTGATATTTGGAGAGGCAGAATCGCTCTTCAGCTATGATACGTATCAGTTCAGAGACTATTCTAAGGTACTTGCCACTCGTTTTGATGAGAAGAGGAAAGCAAAAAGGCGGAAAGAAGTGTTTCCAGAAGATTGCCAGAAGGCTTTTGAGATGGGAGTTAGATTTGCAGGGAGTAAAAGCAAATAA
- a CDS encoding flavodoxin family protein, whose amino-acid sequence MKIVCVKGSPRVNGNSSSLADYFLKNFQGLQNHRFSSIKMKNFDNPANEIKTFNLNQLNYMGCQGCRKCLTDAEKCIINDDLQEVLEAVRESDVLVLASSVYYGDLTSQTKGFIDRTYSFNAPDFITNPNSSRLESGKCLVMILAQGHPDENMFNDIFTRYKYFFEKKGFSKNYLIRACGVLNKGDIVCRKDVLKQADNVAEEILKKSN is encoded by the coding sequence ATGAAAATTGTATGCGTTAAAGGAAGTCCAAGGGTAAACGGAAATAGTTCTAGTCTTGCAGATTATTTTCTAAAGAACTTTCAGGGCTTGCAAAATCATAGATTTTCCAGTATCAAAATGAAAAATTTTGATAATCCTGCAAATGAAATAAAAACATTTAACCTTAATCAGCTTAATTACATGGGATGTCAGGGGTGCAGAAAATGCCTCACTGATGCAGAAAAATGCATTATAAATGATGACCTTCAGGAAGTCCTTGAAGCTGTCAGGGAATCAGATGTTTTAGTTTTAGCATCTAGTGTTTATTACGGTGATCTTACTTCTCAGACTAAGGGTTTTATAGATAGGACATACTCTTTTAATGCCCCTGATTTTATAACTAATCCTAATTCCAGTAGATTAGAATCTGGAAAATGTCTGGTCATGATACTGGCCCAGGGACATCCAGACGAAAATATGTTCAATGATATCTTCACCAGATATAAATATTTCTTTGAAAAGAAAGGTTTCAGCAAAAATTACCTGATTCGGGCATGTGGTGTACTGAATAAAGGAGACATTGTCTGTAGAAAAGATGTTTTAAAGCAGGCTGATAATGTTGCAGAGGAAATATTGAAAAAAAGTAATTAA
- the ehbP gene encoding energy-converting hydrogenase B subunit EhbP: protein MKFVVRPLHIISVGGYIVEVDFPYRNIIVVNPTEEPIKIDIPVFSTEWIDEQRKLGLEIIPTKDDDSFLKAFKKAKAKLDILKAEA, encoded by the coding sequence ATGAAATTCGTAGTAAGACCTCTCCATATCATAAGTGTTGGAGGATACATCGTTGAAGTCGATTTTCCATACAGGAACATCATCGTTGTAAACCCAACAGAAGAGCCTATAAAAATTGATATCCCTGTATTTTCTACAGAATGGATCGATGAGCAACGGAAATTAGGACTAGAAATTATCCCTACAAAGGATGATGATTCATTTTTAAAGGCATTTAAAAAAGCTAAGGCTAAACTGGATATATTAAAAGCCGAAGCTTAA
- a CDS encoding respiratory chain complex I subunit 1 family protein, with protein MDTSMIISSAIAVVGTLIIAFAVSVWLPGIERKFVHARIQQRVGPPVSSPGLMAPIKFFFKQAVTPNSPMPRLYNAIPLISLIIVTAILLIIMPQMYFLGGLASIIAVVGLLKVEEITYMFMGSLSKSVLSVNMPFPDHAKGAKHVDATRSFIEELSTLRAFRLIAFGSFPLYIALFVPVAMSKSIYLSNIIAFQQLHGPVLFTVAGAIGAVVYFIGSMILLNEYPFAIMKTKADVIEGPMLEYMSKYRAYTYITKGLLIFVLASLFATMFIGIPPNLFSPGILVTLATAIIFPILIASMSAFSPVFTFKQFYPVVAATSILGAVAIAASFL; from the coding sequence ATGGATACATCAATGATTATAAGTTCGGCAATTGCAGTGGTTGGAACATTAATTATAGCATTTGCAGTCAGTGTCTGGCTTCCAGGTATTGAAAGAAAGTTCGTTCATGCAAGAATTCAACAGAGAGTAGGCCCTCCAGTTTCAAGTCCTGGACTCATGGCTCCCATTAAGTTTTTCTTTAAACAAGCCGTAACCCCAAACTCTCCAATGCCAAGGTTATACAATGCAATTCCTTTAATTAGCCTAATTATAGTAACAGCTATACTATTAATTATAATGCCACAAATGTACTTCTTAGGAGGATTAGCGAGCATTATAGCAGTTGTGGGATTGTTAAAAGTTGAAGAAATTACATACATGTTTATGGGTTCACTTTCCAAATCAGTATTATCAGTAAACATGCCTTTCCCAGACCATGCAAAAGGAGCTAAACACGTGGATGCAACACGTTCATTTATTGAAGAACTAAGTACCCTGCGTGCATTTAGACTTATAGCTTTCGGGTCATTCCCACTTTACATAGCGCTTTTCGTGCCTGTTGCAATGTCTAAAAGCATATACCTCAGCAATATAATTGCATTCCAGCAGTTACATGGTCCAGTACTCTTTACTGTAGCTGGTGCCATAGGTGCTGTCGTCTATTTCATTGGTTCCATGATATTACTCAACGAATACCCATTTGCCATAATGAAAACCAAAGCAGACGTTATAGAAGGACCAATGCTCGAGTACATGTCAAAATATAGAGCATACACTTATATTACAAAAGGTTTATTGATATTCGTGCTTGCAAGCTTATTTGCAACCATGTTCATCGGAATACCACCAAACCTGTTCAGCCCAGGAATACTGGTAACACTTGCAACAGCAATAATATTCCCAATTTTGATTGCATCAATGAGTGCATTCTCCCCAGTATTCACATTCAAACAATTTTACCCAGTTGTAGCTGCTACTTCAATATTAGGAGCAGTAGCTATTGCTGCATCTTTCCTGTAA
- a CDS encoding hydrogenase large subunit → MSNNNQVNSKVIETEVPLGTVHSAALEPYRVRLFVEDEYVRDAEITIGVNHRGIERIMEGLPVEKANALTEKICGICSHIHIWNSCLVAEKGLEIDVPPRAEYIRLIMGELERLHSHLLYLAHGCEVLGHETFSMRIFYIRETVMELLRMIGGNRVQYGVPVIGGIRPRSDLNEMRIQKIKEGMDLIEEKVTEFADRFTRDPMIMSRVTGVAALSKEDALRLAATGPTLRSTGVEVDLRRDMRQYDPFEFEVITQEDGDVKSNLLMRALEIFEAIKIIRQAVKDLPEGKITNRSWEMHDTGIIRSYIEAPRGKLYHSYRLEDGRVRNSIIRTPSITNINAMEHACVGTHITDAQLAIVQCDPCFTCTDRAIQIVDHPLKKSTIK, encoded by the coding sequence ATGAGTAACAATAACCAGGTTAACAGCAAAGTAATCGAAACAGAAGTTCCTCTGGGAACAGTACACTCTGCAGCATTAGAACCATACAGAGTAAGATTATTTGTTGAAGATGAATATGTAAGAGATGCCGAGATAACAATAGGTGTCAACCACAGGGGAATCGAAAGAATAATGGAAGGGCTGCCTGTTGAAAAAGCAAATGCCCTTACAGAAAAAATATGTGGAATATGTTCCCATATCCACATCTGGAACTCATGCCTTGTAGCTGAAAAAGGGCTTGAAATTGATGTTCCTCCAAGAGCAGAATATATAAGGCTTATTATGGGCGAACTTGAAAGATTACACAGTCATTTGCTTTATCTAGCCCACGGATGCGAGGTTTTAGGTCACGAAACGTTTTCAATGAGGATATTTTACATAAGAGAGACTGTAATGGAACTCCTCAGGATGATCGGAGGTAACCGTGTCCAGTACGGTGTCCCTGTAATTGGAGGTATAAGACCTCGTTCAGATCTAAATGAAATGAGGATACAGAAAATCAAAGAAGGTATGGATCTTATCGAAGAAAAAGTTACAGAGTTTGCAGACAGGTTCACAAGGGATCCTATGATAATGTCCCGTGTAACAGGAGTTGCTGCGCTCAGTAAAGAAGATGCCCTAAGGTTAGCTGCAACCGGGCCAACTCTCCGTTCAACAGGAGTTGAAGTAGATTTAAGGAGAGACATGAGGCAGTATGACCCCTTTGAATTTGAAGTAATTACTCAAGAGGACGGGGATGTTAAATCCAACCTTTTAATGCGTGCACTTGAAATTTTTGAAGCTATAAAAATAATAAGACAGGCTGTTAAAGACCTTCCAGAAGGAAAAATCACAAATAGAAGCTGGGAAATGCATGATACAGGCATAATAAGAAGCTATATAGAAGCACCAAGGGGTAAACTCTACCACTCTTACAGGTTAGAGGATGGAAGAGTAAGAAATTCTATAATACGGACACCCTCCATAACAAATATAAATGCGATGGAACATGCCTGTGTTGGAACTCACATAACTGATGCACAATTAGCAATAGTTCAGTGCGATCCATGTTTTACATGCACCGACCGTGCAATACAAATAGTGGATCACCCGCTCAAGAAATCAACAATAAAATAG
- a CDS encoding NADH-quinone oxidoreductase subunit B family protein: MSLKSYSRARAVHVMLVYTGGCNGCDIEIVNCILSPKYDAEQYKVFLTWNPREADVLVVTGPVTKHVEAPLKAIYESIPEPKAVVAAGACATMGGVYKNIHGDIPSEEISGPVDQIIPVDAKIPGCAVRPEDVLSGVVSALPLLLNAK, translated from the coding sequence TTGAGTTTAAAATCATATTCAAGAGCAAGAGCCGTGCATGTGATGCTTGTATATACTGGAGGATGTAATGGCTGCGATATAGAAATAGTAAACTGTATACTTTCACCAAAATACGACGCAGAACAGTACAAAGTATTTTTAACATGGAACCCAAGGGAAGCAGACGTGCTTGTAGTTACAGGGCCTGTTACCAAACATGTAGAAGCGCCTTTAAAAGCAATTTATGAATCAATTCCAGAGCCTAAAGCTGTTGTGGCAGCAGGAGCATGTGCAACAATGGGCGGAGTTTACAAGAACATCCATGGAGATATTCCCTCTGAAGAAATATCCGGACCTGTTGATCAGATCATACCAGTAGATGCTAAAATCCCAGGATGTGCTGTAAGGCCAGAAGATGTCTTATCCGGAGTTGTATCAGCTTTACCTTTACTATTAAATGCAAAATAA
- a CDS encoding 4Fe-4S dicluster domain-containing protein: protein MKNLGIIFLEGIYSNIKRILFASDRVTDMELRNKILNGEIVPTDKVAEVPCIGCSGCKNVCPTGAIEMVSLEEPVEVIEGIIKKEKPELNSLKCVHCYHCHDFCPLYALFGEAGTIHPNDVGDVNPDIKELLKKPVKISEDKIAYISKFLSDNAVIRKREDQNSK from the coding sequence ATGAAAAACTTAGGCATCATATTTTTAGAGGGAATATACAGCAACATAAAAAGGATTCTTTTCGCATCAGATCGAGTAACTGATATGGAACTTCGAAATAAAATCCTGAATGGAGAAATTGTGCCTACAGATAAGGTTGCTGAAGTACCCTGTATTGGATGTTCTGGATGCAAAAATGTATGCCCGACAGGCGCGATAGAAATGGTAAGCCTTGAAGAGCCTGTTGAAGTAATAGAAGGTATCATTAAAAAAGAAAAGCCAGAGCTGAATAGTTTAAAATGTGTGCATTGTTACCATTGCCATGATTTTTGTCCACTTTACGCATTATTCGGAGAAGCGGGTACTATACATCCCAATGATGTCGGAGACGTGAATCCAGATATAAAAGAGTTGCTTAAAAAGCCAGTTAAGATATCTGAAGATAAAATAGCTTATATTTCCAAGTTTCTCTCTGACAATGCAGTAATAAGAAAAAGAGAAGATCAAAATTCTAAATAA
- a CDS encoding 4Fe-4S binding protein yields MFLSTKKCEGIGECIKECPTGAIRLIDGKAFSCITCGACEEACPNRAIFKNRYGGYVVDRAKCNACGVCELTCPVSSISIEGDLVKGICSRCGICADNCPIGARVDAYDVIEDRQIKFLESLNLTNPPQIKVKKEEGKASRVNVITDTQKCTFCGRCEYYCPTDAIIVNNTLEGVCQECRICEDVCPAGAISNGTIDETKCTLCLKCVKECPNNAISIEDFKIKRNTNSKEAEGCIISCLNCGLCTEACTHGALQMINGKIRYDPSLCEECDTMECLDACPVGTLRVSDEKERPIKGYCVSCGRCVKACDVNEARGFKTVTWKGDVSEDCISCGICSEICPKDAVTLKRGSIEVDLEKCVLCEKCAIHCPQDAIPQTTMRKKSIKDGFVFVENKLCMNCKLCIKTCPEEAITEDEMGRVTVDDSKCIYCGACSNVCPARAILFEREFEVAK; encoded by the coding sequence ATGTTTTTATCAACAAAAAAATGCGAAGGCATCGGAGAATGTATCAAAGAATGCCCCACAGGTGCCATTAGATTAATAGACGGTAAAGCATTCAGCTGTATTACCTGTGGCGCTTGTGAAGAAGCATGCCCCAACAGAGCTATTTTTAAAAATAGATATGGAGGTTATGTTGTTGATAGGGCAAAATGTAACGCATGCGGAGTCTGCGAGTTAACCTGTCCTGTAAGCAGCATATCAATTGAGGGAGATCTGGTAAAAGGGATATGTTCCAGATGTGGAATATGTGCAGACAACTGCCCAATTGGTGCCCGTGTTGACGCGTATGACGTAATAGAAGACAGACAAATTAAATTCCTTGAATCTTTAAATCTTACAAACCCACCGCAGATAAAGGTTAAAAAAGAAGAAGGAAAAGCAAGCAGAGTTAATGTGATTACAGACACGCAAAAGTGTACATTCTGCGGTAGATGCGAATATTACTGCCCAACAGACGCCATTATAGTCAACAATACCCTTGAAGGCGTGTGCCAGGAATGCAGAATATGTGAAGATGTATGCCCTGCAGGCGCCATATCAAACGGGACAATAGACGAAACAAAGTGTACCCTCTGCCTTAAATGTGTTAAAGAATGTCCAAACAATGCAATATCCATTGAAGACTTTAAGATTAAAAGGAATACTAACTCCAAAGAAGCTGAAGGCTGCATTATTTCATGTTTAAACTGCGGCTTGTGTACCGAGGCATGTACACATGGAGCGCTGCAGATGATAAATGGTAAAATACGTTATGACCCTTCACTTTGTGAGGAATGCGACACCATGGAATGTCTAGATGCTTGTCCAGTAGGAACATTAAGAGTATCTGATGAAAAAGAACGGCCTATTAAAGGATACTGTGTTTCATGCGGCAGATGTGTTAAAGCATGTGATGTAAATGAAGCAAGGGGCTTCAAAACAGTTACATGGAAAGGTGATGTGTCTGAAGATTGTATATCTTGCGGCATATGTTCCGAAATATGTCCAAAAGATGCAGTTACTCTTAAAAGGGGAAGTATCGAAGTAGATCTTGAAAAATGCGTGCTATGTGAAAAATGTGCAATTCACTGCCCTCAAGATGCAATTCCACAAACCACAATGAGAAAAAAATCCATAAAAGATGGTTTTGTATTTGTAGAAAACAAGTTATGTATGAACTGTAAGCTTTGTATTAAAACCTGTCCAGAAGAAGCAATTACTGAAGATGAAATGGGCAGGGTTACAGTAGATGATTCAAAGTGCATATACTGTGGTGCATGTAGCAATGTATGTCCTGCACGAGCCATACTATTTGAAAGAGAATTCGAGGTAGCAAAATGA
- a CDS encoding MnhB domain-containing protein: MSTILKLFVFPISLIIILIGLNTILGGHITPGGGFQGGAMIAGGIIFCIIVYGLEESPIKISHSFMASLESAGALGYIFLGLAGLVFSGFFMYNLGVDLYNIVPQFIQNLFDYPDPVHAGIIPYLNFVVGLKVLVGLSAVVIAFLESDKLLRSNEQSENLFGEDEQ; the protein is encoded by the coding sequence ATGAGTACAATCCTTAAATTATTTGTATTCCCAATATCACTTATAATAATTCTCATAGGGCTAAATACAATTCTTGGAGGACATATAACCCCTGGAGGAGGATTTCAGGGAGGTGCAATGATAGCAGGAGGCATAATATTCTGTATCATTGTCTATGGACTTGAAGAAAGTCCCATCAAAATTTCACACAGCTTTATGGCATCCCTCGAAAGTGCAGGCGCTTTAGGCTATATATTTTTAGGACTTGCAGGATTAGTATTCTCAGGGTTCTTCATGTACAACCTTGGTGTTGATCTTTACAATATAGTACCACAATTCATACAAAACCTGTTTGACTATCCTGACCCCGTACATGCAGGAATTATACCCTATCTGAACTTTGTAGTGGGTTTAAAAGTGTTAGTTGGTCTAAGTGCAGTGGTAATAGCTTTCTTAGAGAGTGACAAACTTCTTAGAAGCAATGAACAAAGTGAGAATCTTTTTGGAGAGGATGAACAATGA
- the ehbF gene encoding energy conserving hydrogenase EhbF has product MNPLIPLMVIIPITCALLLNLFHTKDRIVKILSIVVALALPIIPLVTTYGFHYVGGYSTLANSPTLAQGLPAFITNSALNLFHMGIVYSFGSAQQILIFILGLIAFLAIFTSLSETKKASGVYAFLMFMGTAAMTAILLTDDIFNLYVFFEIAAIAQVGIVVASKIKGSYETALKYMILGSIASPLLLLGVALLLGVTGNVNITDIVYSLQHGLVDPKNPVLLMACALITFGWLYASGLPPFHTIKSDIYSKALPHGAALLQVFSVFTLAALGVIILRIFSYLAFSKVFIIAVSLAAMILSITMALMQTDVKRIIGYLAVGELGYIGLGLGIGTAASITAGLFQAVNEAVITAFLFIGFGNILYKTKESDIRKLGGMMVETPKTALLVLLAGLAMAGVPPLNAFQSKLMLIQSALSAGIPELGIIMILLSIVTFMTFMKAFYAVYMRPKPRELEIKEGKIPKATIFSLVVLLIVCIILGLFPQVATGFLQGLANSLVI; this is encoded by the coding sequence ATGAACCCATTAATTCCACTCATGGTTATAATTCCAATTACATGTGCATTGCTTTTAAACCTGTTCCATACAAAGGACCGTATTGTAAAAATACTCTCAATTGTAGTAGCTTTAGCTTTACCGATTATACCTTTAGTTACAACCTACGGTTTTCACTACGTAGGAGGGTATAGCACATTAGCAAACAGTCCCACGCTAGCACAGGGATTACCAGCTTTCATTACAAATTCTGCGTTAAACCTGTTCCATATGGGCATAGTCTATTCATTTGGTAGTGCTCAGCAGATTTTAATATTTATATTGGGCTTAATTGCATTTTTAGCAATATTTACGTCTTTAAGCGAAACAAAAAAAGCTTCTGGAGTCTATGCATTCCTGATGTTTATGGGAACAGCTGCAATGACTGCAATTCTCCTTACAGATGACATATTCAACCTTTATGTCTTCTTTGAAATTGCAGCAATAGCACAGGTTGGTATTGTGGTTGCATCTAAAATTAAAGGCAGTTACGAGACGGCCTTAAAATATATGATTCTAGGAAGTATTGCTTCCCCATTACTATTACTTGGAGTAGCGCTCCTTCTAGGAGTTACAGGTAACGTAAATATAACAGATATAGTTTATTCCCTACAACATGGATTAGTAGATCCTAAAAACCCGGTACTGCTTATGGCATGTGCACTTATAACATTTGGATGGCTTTATGCATCAGGACTCCCACCATTCCATACTATAAAATCAGATATATACAGTAAAGCTTTGCCTCATGGAGCTGCTTTGCTCCAGGTATTTTCAGTATTTACACTTGCAGCACTTGGAGTCATAATCCTCAGAATATTCTCATATCTGGCATTTTCAAAGGTATTTATAATAGCCGTATCTTTAGCTGCGATGATACTCAGCATAACCATGGCACTCATGCAGACCGATGTCAAAAGGATTATTGGATATCTCGCTGTTGGTGAATTAGGTTATATTGGATTAGGACTGGGAATTGGAACTGCAGCCAGTATAACAGCAGGGCTTTTCCAGGCAGTAAATGAAGCAGTGATAACCGCTTTCTTGTTCATAGGATTCGGTAATATCCTTTATAAGACAAAAGAAAGTGATATCAGAAAACTCGGTGGAATGATGGTAGAGACACCTAAAACTGCCCTACTTGTACTTTTAGCAGGGCTTGCAATGGCCGGTGTTCCACCACTCAACGCATTCCAGAGCAAATTAATGTTAATTCAATCAGCTTTAAGTGCAGGAATACCTGAACTAGGTATAATCATGATACTTCTAAGTATTGTGACATTTATGACATTTATGAAGGCATTTTATGCCGTTTATATGAGGCCTAAACCAAGAGAACTTGAAATCAAAGAGGGTAAAATACCTAAAGCAACCATATTCTCTCTGGTTGTACTCCTGATTGTATGTATTATATTAGGTCTTTTCCCACAGGTTGCAACTGGTTTCCTGCAGGGACTGGCAAATAGCTTGGTAATATAA
- a CDS encoding cation:proton antiporter subunit C → MVIDTQLASFFTSGALIIIGIFAALFIDNLIKKVIGLAFIADGVNLFIITMGYKAGGIVYIFMPGMVIDQFAQNASYPLPFALVLTSIVIGASTLAVMLGLIILLYKKYGSINASKILGE, encoded by the coding sequence ATGGTTATAGATACACAGCTTGCATCGTTTTTTACATCAGGGGCATTAATAATAATAGGCATATTTGCCGCTTTATTTATTGATAATTTAATAAAAAAAGTCATAGGGCTAGCCTTTATTGCAGATGGAGTAAATCTATTCATTATCACAATGGGATATAAAGCCGGCGGGATCGTGTATATTTTCATGCCAGGCATGGTAATTGACCAGTTTGCCCAAAATGCATCATATCCACTCCCATTTGCTTTAGTTCTCACCAGTATTGTAATTGGGGCAAGTACACTGGCTGTAATGCTCGGTTTAATAATACTACTATACAAAAAGTACGGGTCAATAAACGCGTCAAAGATTCTTGGAGAGTAA
- a CDS encoding DUF4040 domain-containing protein, whose amino-acid sequence MIDYILMIIAVFGAIIALIQRDLLKAAILTGISGTAIAFLFQYLLAPDVALTQAIVGSAIIPVFIALAVKKTRRMEEE is encoded by the coding sequence ATGATTGATTACATATTAATGATTATAGCAGTCTTCGGAGCAATTATAGCTTTAATTCAAAGAGATCTCCTTAAAGCTGCCATATTAACTGGAATTTCAGGAACTGCAATTGCTTTTCTGTTCCAATACTTACTGGCTCCAGATGTAGCATTAACTCAAGCAATTGTAGGTTCAGCTATAATACCCGTATTTATTGCACTCGCAGTTAAGAAAACACGTAGAATGGAGGAAGAATAG
- a CDS encoding monovalent cation/H+ antiporter subunit G (subunit G of antiporter complex involved in resistance to high concentrations of Na+, K+, Li+ and/or alkali), producing MDDIITLIRSAVMIIAAILIVLTAIGLIRYKDDKDKILYARIHMLGVTDMACIVALIALYQPFLAIIYLFLTPLASHAIANAYYYGEEKND from the coding sequence TTGGATGATATAATAACTTTGATAAGATCAGCGGTAATGATAATAGCTGCAATCCTCATAGTCCTTACAGCAATTGGACTAATTAGATACAAAGATGATAAAGATAAAATTCTCTATGCAAGGATACACATGCTTGGTGTTACAGATATGGCATGTATCGTGGCGTTAATTGCCCTTTACCAGCCTTTTTTAGCTATTATATACTTATTCCTTACACCGCTCGCATCTCATGCTATAGCTAATGCTTATTATTATGGAGAGGAAAAAAATGATTGA